From a region of the Thermus caldilimi genome:
- a CDS encoding L-threonylcarbamoyladenylate synthase: protein MEEVYQKVQEAAETLRRGGLVAFPTDTVWGVLARMEDEAACRRIYELKGREEEKPLQVLVADLESALRLADLGKLREKFLRLAEAFWPGGLTVVVPGQGIPPWISRDGSVGLRMPAHEALRELLRRVGGHAAATSLNRSGEPPVRSEAEARAFAVDYVFPGEAMGLASSVVDLRTGKVLREGAIPKEALLPYLQDA, encoded by the coding sequence ATGGAAGAAGTATACCAGAAGGTGCAGGAAGCAGCGGAAACCCTTCGGCGTGGCGGTCTGGTGGCCTTTCCCACGGACACCGTCTGGGGGGTGCTGGCCCGGATGGAGGACGAGGCCGCCTGCCGACGCATCTACGAGCTTAAGGGGCGGGAAGAGGAAAAGCCCCTCCAGGTGCTGGTGGCGGACCTGGAAAGCGCCCTCAGGCTTGCGGACCTCGGGAAGCTACGGGAAAAGTTCCTGCGCCTGGCGGAGGCCTTCTGGCCCGGGGGCCTCACCGTGGTGGTACCGGGGCAGGGAATCCCCCCCTGGATCAGCCGGGATGGTTCCGTGGGCCTCAGGATGCCCGCCCACGAGGCTTTGCGGGAACTCCTCCGCCGCGTGGGAGGGCACGCGGCGGCCACCAGCCTCAACAGGAGCGGTGAGCCTCCGGTGCGCTCGGAGGCCGAGGCCCGGGCCTTTGCCGTGGACTACGTCTTCCCGGGGGAGGCCATGGGCTTGGCCTCCAGCGTGGTGGACCTGCGCACAGGCAAGGTGCTGCGGGAAGGGGCCATCCCCAAGGAAGCCCTTCTGCCCTACCTCCAGGATGCCTAG
- a CDS encoding prephenate dehydrogenase/arogenate dehydrogenase family protein, with protein MKPLFAKVGIFGVGLLGGSVALGLKERFLAEEIHAYDQDPEALEKALFLGVADRVHPALGPWVGELQLGVLAAPVGALVDLGKALASFASPESLWTDVGSVKAKVVGALEGLLPHFLGGHPMAGSERAGVGNAHAGLLQNAIWVLTPTPHTSPRAKAGIRKLVEALGAYPLEMTPELHDNLVARISHLPYLLAVALNRLVAQSPHRDLLMFLAAGGFRDLTRVASGSPRMSRDMVVENKEALKEAIEELRAALWELEGLLDEPEALLRTAEEAKRTRDSLPIVRRSLLPEMHDLVVQVPDRPGQIARIATALGEAGVNIKDIEVLTIREEAGAIRLGFASREERERAREVLAQAGYRLP; from the coding sequence ATGAAACCCCTTTTCGCCAAGGTGGGCATCTTCGGCGTGGGGCTTCTGGGCGGGAGCGTGGCCCTGGGGCTGAAGGAACGCTTCCTGGCCGAGGAGATCCACGCCTACGACCAGGATCCCGAGGCCCTGGAAAAGGCCCTTTTCCTGGGGGTGGCGGACCGGGTGCACCCCGCCTTGGGACCCTGGGTAGGGGAGCTTCAGCTGGGCGTCCTGGCCGCCCCTGTGGGGGCCTTGGTGGACCTGGGGAAAGCCCTGGCCTCCTTCGCCAGCCCGGAAAGCCTCTGGACCGATGTGGGCAGCGTCAAGGCCAAGGTGGTGGGGGCCCTGGAGGGCCTCCTCCCCCACTTCCTGGGGGGGCATCCCATGGCGGGGAGCGAGCGGGCCGGGGTGGGGAATGCCCACGCCGGCCTTCTCCAAAACGCCATCTGGGTCCTGACCCCCACACCGCACACCAGCCCCCGGGCAAAGGCGGGAATCCGGAAGCTGGTGGAGGCCCTAGGGGCCTACCCCTTGGAGATGACCCCGGAGCTGCACGACAATTTGGTGGCCCGCATCTCCCACCTGCCCTACCTCCTGGCGGTGGCCCTGAACCGCCTGGTGGCCCAAAGCCCCCACCGGGACCTCCTGATGTTCCTGGCCGCCGGAGGCTTCCGCGACCTCACCCGGGTGGCCTCAGGAAGCCCCCGGATGAGCCGGGACATGGTGGTGGAGAACAAGGAGGCCCTCAAGGAAGCCATAGAGGAGTTGCGCGCGGCGCTTTGGGAACTGGAAGGGCTTCTGGATGAACCCGAAGCCCTCCTGCGGACGGCGGAAGAGGCCAAGCGCACCCGGGATAGCCTCCCCATCGTGCGCCGGAGCCTCCTTCCCGAGATGCACGACCTGGTGGTCCAGGTGCCGGACCGCCCCGGCCAGATCGCCAGGATCGCCACCGCCTTGGGGGAGGCGGGGGTGAACATCAAGGACATCGAGGTCCTCACCATCCGGGAGGAAGCCGGGGCCATCCGCTTGGGCTTCGCCAGCCGGGAGGAGCGGGAAAGGGCCCGGGAGGTGCTGGCTCAGGCGGGGTACCGCCTGCCCTAA
- a CDS encoding type II secretion system F family protein, which translates to MPVYQYKARDRQGRLVEATIEAEDLRTAARLLRDRGLFVAEIKEPGRGLQAEVRLPALERGPGLKDLAIFSRQLATMLGAGLTLLQSLSILERQTENKKFREIIKKVRTDIEGGMAFSDALAKHKLFSRLYVNLVRAGETSGGLDVILDRLATFLEKDLELRGKIRSAMTYPVIVFVFAVGVAYFLLTGIVPQFAQILTDLGSELPLLTRFLIALSNFLRAATLPLVLLAVVLFFAYRWYYGTPQGRKVVDRIKLRVPVFGNLNRKTAVARFSRTLALLLQSGVNIVESLDITKGTAGNSVVEEIVDTARLKVQQGEPLNLTLAQHPFVFPPMVSSMVAIGEETGALDTLLSKIADFYEREVDEAVASLTAAIEPLMIIFLGVIVGMIVAGMFLPLFKIIGTLSAQ; encoded by the coding sequence ATGCCAGTCTACCAGTATAAGGCCCGCGACCGCCAGGGCCGCCTGGTGGAGGCCACCATCGAGGCGGAGGATCTGCGCACCGCCGCCAGGCTCCTCCGGGACCGGGGGCTTTTCGTGGCCGAAATCAAGGAGCCGGGGAGGGGCCTGCAGGCCGAGGTGCGCCTTCCTGCCCTGGAAAGGGGCCCTGGCCTGAAGGACCTGGCCATCTTCTCCCGGCAGCTGGCCACCATGCTGGGGGCGGGGCTCACGCTTTTGCAGTCCCTCTCCATCCTGGAAAGGCAGACCGAGAACAAGAAGTTCCGGGAGATCATCAAGAAGGTCCGCACTGACATCGAAGGGGGCATGGCCTTTTCCGACGCCCTGGCCAAGCACAAGCTCTTCTCCCGGCTTTACGTGAACCTGGTGCGGGCCGGGGAGACCTCGGGCGGGCTGGACGTGATCCTGGACCGCCTGGCCACCTTCCTGGAGAAGGACCTGGAGCTCAGGGGCAAGATCCGTAGCGCCATGACCTATCCCGTGATCGTCTTCGTCTTCGCCGTGGGTGTGGCCTACTTCCTCCTCACGGGCATCGTGCCCCAGTTCGCCCAGATCCTCACGGACCTGGGCTCGGAGCTCCCCCTCCTTACCCGTTTCCTCATCGCCCTTTCCAACTTCCTGCGGGCGGCCACGTTGCCCCTCGTGCTTTTGGCGGTGGTTCTCTTCTTCGCCTACCGCTGGTACTACGGCACCCCTCAGGGCCGCAAGGTCGTGGACCGGATCAAGCTCCGCGTCCCCGTCTTCGGCAACCTCAACCGCAAGACCGCCGTGGCCCGCTTCTCCCGGACCCTGGCCCTCCTCCTGCAGAGTGGGGTGAACATCGTGGAGTCCCTGGACATCACCAAGGGGACGGCGGGCAACAGCGTGGTGGAGGAGATCGTGGACACGGCCAGGCTCAAGGTCCAGCAAGGGGAGCCTTTAAACCTCACCCTGGCCCAGCATCCCTTCGTCTTCCCCCCCATGGTGAGCTCCATGGTGGCCATCGGGGAGGAGACGGGAGCCCTGGACACCCTCCTTTCCAAGATCGCCGACTTCTACGAGCGGGAGGTGGACGAGGCGGTGGCCAGCCTCACCGCCGCCATCGAGCCCCTCATGATCATCTTCCTGGGCGTGATCGTGGGCATGATCGTGGCGGGGATGTTCCTGCCCCTCTTCAAGATCATCGGCACCCTTTCCGCGCAATAA
- the scpB gene encoding SMC-Scp complex subunit ScpB — MPSLKAELLAVLFAAGRPVALKELKALGYPEETLLRTLKALEADLRDGELGVALERVAGGWRLVVHESALESVERVLKPSPPRLSKAALEVLALIAYHQPVARAELEAMRGKSVEGVLESLLERGLIRVVGEKDAPGRPKLYGTTERFLEVFGLESLEDLPPLKEAQGLTEDGPPLLLRG, encoded by the coding sequence ATGCCTAGCCTGAAGGCGGAGCTTCTTGCGGTGCTCTTCGCCGCCGGTAGGCCCGTGGCCCTGAAGGAGCTCAAGGCCCTGGGCTACCCCGAGGAAACCCTCCTCCGCACCCTTAAGGCCCTTGAGGCGGACCTAAGGGACGGGGAGCTGGGGGTAGCCCTGGAACGGGTGGCGGGAGGATGGCGGCTGGTGGTGCACGAAAGCGCCCTGGAGTCGGTGGAAAGGGTCCTCAAGCCGAGCCCCCCCCGCCTCTCCAAGGCGGCCCTGGAGGTCCTGGCCCTGATCGCCTACCACCAGCCCGTGGCCCGGGCGGAGCTGGAAGCCATGCGGGGGAAGAGCGTGGAGGGCGTGCTGGAAAGCCTACTGGAGCGGGGTCTGATCCGGGTGGTGGGGGAAAAGGATGCCCCGGGCCGGCCCAAGCTCTACGGCACCACGGAGCGCTTCCTGGAGGTGTTCGGCTTGGAAAGCCTAGAGGACCTCCCGCCCCTCAAGGAAGCCCAGGGGCTGACCGAGGACGGCCCACCCCTCCTCCTCCGAGGCTAG
- a CDS encoding VOC family protein — MPFPRRLSSLSLRVRDLEAALAFYRDLLGLKVEADPPRYRLFPEGKGFHLEILHDPQALPRPYPSVGLYHFALLLPDRKALAQVARKLLSAPVHFEGAADHGVSEALYFRDPEGNGLELYRDRPEGEWPKGPLMFTAPLNLERLLSEAPSPGPLPPETLLGHLHLHVESLEEAEAFFAGELGMEVTLRTYPGALFFAWDGYHHHVGANIWAGRRKAPPGSTGLLGYTLLDSWGREMALRDPTGAEVRLSGPRTKAPTPS; from the coding sequence ATGCCTTTCCCCAGGCGGCTTTCCTCCCTGAGCCTAAGGGTGCGGGACCTGGAGGCCGCCTTGGCCTTTTACCGGGACCTTCTGGGCCTAAAGGTGGAGGCGGACCCACCCCGCTACCGGCTATTCCCTGAGGGGAAGGGGTTCCATCTGGAGATCCTCCACGACCCCCAGGCCCTCCCAAGACCCTACCCCTCGGTGGGTCTCTACCATTTCGCCCTCCTCCTCCCCGACCGGAAGGCCCTGGCGCAGGTGGCCCGGAAGCTCCTAAGCGCCCCGGTCCACTTTGAGGGCGCGGCGGACCACGGCGTATCCGAGGCCCTGTACTTCCGCGATCCTGAGGGGAATGGCCTCGAGCTCTACCGGGACCGGCCTGAGGGGGAGTGGCCCAAAGGACCCTTGATGTTCACCGCTCCCCTGAACCTGGAAAGGCTTCTTTCCGAGGCTCCAAGCCCCGGCCCCCTTCCCCCTGAGACCCTCCTCGGCCACCTGCACCTCCACGTGGAAAGCCTCGAGGAAGCCGAGGCCTTCTTTGCGGGCGAGCTGGGCATGGAGGTCACCCTGCGCACCTACCCCGGGGCCCTCTTCTTCGCCTGGGATGGCTACCACCACCACGTGGGAGCCAACATCTGGGCAGGAAGGCGGAAAGCCCCCCCAGGGTCCACTGGGCTTCTGGGCTACACCCTTCTGGATTCCTGGGGCCGGGAGATGGCCCTCAGGGATCCCACAGGGGCAGAGGTTCGCCTTTCAGGTCCAAGGACCAAGGCCCCTACGCCCTCTTGA
- a CDS encoding PIG-L deacetylase family protein, whose amino-acid sequence MRRLAPWQWLLLLLALYLLLAEALRLWLGLLWAERVGLVLAALGVWAFINGRFIFAYYHALATSLRVRRLPLAPGLGPGEHLLVLAPHPDDEVLAAAGLMRRTLEAGGRVSVVYLTSGDAFDLAAGSPLPSEEALRHLALRRMVEAWRGLEVLGLPRDSAYFLGFPDQGLFALFTTHYYLPYESPYTGLKAVAYRGSYRLGLPYTGKALEATLVELFSSLKPTRILLPSPLDAHRDHQATGYFGMRAAASLGMEDRLEYYLIHGGYQYPLPKGLHPRLPLYPPPRGRGLPWRRFPLTEEGVRLKEKAIRAHKSQMRLLGRFLLAFVRQNELYSPLPIPAREALASEEEGWAVLGQPLGFLEGREVL is encoded by the coding sequence GTGCGCCGCCTGGCTCCCTGGCAGTGGCTTCTTCTCCTTCTGGCCCTCTACCTGCTTCTGGCGGAGGCCCTTAGGCTTTGGCTCGGCCTCCTCTGGGCGGAGCGGGTGGGGCTTGTCCTTGCGGCCCTAGGGGTGTGGGCCTTCATCAACGGGCGCTTCATCTTCGCCTACTACCATGCCCTCGCCACTTCCTTGCGGGTTAGAAGGCTACCCTTAGCCCCGGGGCTGGGGCCAGGGGAGCACCTTTTGGTCCTGGCCCCCCATCCCGATGACGAGGTGCTGGCGGCGGCGGGCCTGATGCGCCGCACCCTGGAGGCAGGGGGGCGGGTGAGCGTGGTTTACCTTACCTCGGGGGATGCTTTTGACCTGGCTGCGGGAAGCCCCCTGCCCTCCGAGGAGGCCCTGCGCCACCTGGCCTTAAGGCGCATGGTGGAGGCTTGGCGGGGCCTCGAGGTCCTGGGCCTTCCCCGGGATAGCGCCTATTTCCTCGGTTTCCCCGACCAGGGACTTTTCGCCCTCTTCACCACCCACTACTATCTGCCCTACGAAAGCCCCTACACGGGGCTTAAGGCGGTGGCCTACCGTGGGTCTTACCGCTTGGGGCTTCCCTATACGGGGAAGGCTTTGGAGGCCACCCTGGTGGAGCTTTTCTCCTCCCTCAAACCCACCCGAATCCTTCTGCCAAGCCCCCTGGATGCCCACCGGGACCACCAGGCCACGGGCTATTTCGGCATGCGGGCGGCGGCCTCCTTGGGCATGGAGGACAGGCTGGAGTACTACCTCATCCACGGAGGGTACCAATACCCCTTGCCCAAAGGCCTCCATCCCCGGCTTCCCCTGTACCCGCCCCCCCGGGGTAGGGGGCTTCCCTGGCGGCGCTTTCCCCTCACCGAGGAGGGGGTTAGGCTAAAGGAAAAGGCCATCCGTGCCCACAAAAGCCAGATGCGCCTTCTCGGCCGGTTTCTTTTGGCTTTCGTGCGGCAGAACGAGCTCTATAGCCCCCTTCCCATCCCCGCCCGGGAGGCCCTAGCCTCGGAGGAGGAGGGGTGGGCCGTCCTCGGTCAGCCCCTGGGCTTCCTTGAGGGGCGGGAGGTCCTCTAG
- a CDS encoding menaquinone biosynthetic enzyme MqnA/MqnD family protein, which yields MIYSLGVPLYANTAPLYHFLEANGWALRYGVPSELNRLVLSGEVGLSLVSSYFYLKHQEELGLLPDFSVAVLGRVYSVNLFHKGRLADLRRIALTTESATSVELLKLLLREQEGFPRYENREGGLELLDEYDGVLLIGDRAIRAYASLLDHLPETPHALPTRFGDVEVVDLSMLWFARTHLPFVFAVWAYRKETPPPLELVQALRKARRQGLARLGEVAEAEARRLGLHPALVEHYLWNFRYHLEEPDRLGLQAFAQALGLTFSPSYYPG from the coding sequence ATGATCTATTCCTTAGGGGTTCCCCTCTACGCCAACACCGCCCCCCTCTACCATTTCCTGGAGGCCAACGGCTGGGCCCTTCGCTACGGGGTCCCCTCGGAACTCAACCGCCTGGTCCTCTCGGGGGAGGTGGGGCTTTCCCTGGTTTCCAGCTACTTCTACCTGAAGCACCAGGAGGAGCTGGGGCTTCTCCCCGACTTCTCCGTGGCCGTGCTGGGGCGGGTGTACTCCGTGAACCTGTTCCATAAGGGAAGGCTTGCAGACCTAAGGCGGATCGCCCTCACCACGGAGAGCGCCACCAGCGTGGAGCTCCTGAAGCTTCTCTTAAGGGAACAGGAGGGCTTCCCCCGGTACGAGAACCGGGAAGGAGGGCTCGAGCTCCTTGACGAATACGACGGGGTCCTGCTGATCGGCGACAGGGCCATAAGGGCCTACGCCAGCCTTCTAGACCACCTCCCCGAAACCCCCCACGCCCTCCCCACCCGCTTCGGGGACGTGGAGGTGGTGGATCTCTCCATGCTCTGGTTTGCGCGCACCCACCTTCCCTTCGTCTTCGCCGTCTGGGCCTACCGCAAGGAAACCCCTCCCCCCCTGGAGCTGGTGCAGGCCTTGAGGAAAGCCCGGCGCCAGGGGCTTGCCCGGCTTGGGGAGGTGGCCGAGGCCGAGGCCCGGCGGCTTGGCCTCCACCCCGCCTTGGTGGAGCACTACCTCTGGAACTTCCGCTACCACCTGGAGGAGCCCGACCGCCTGGGCCTACAGGCCTTCGCTCAGGCCCTGGGCCTCACCTTCTCCCCCAGCTACTACCCGGGATAA
- a CDS encoding FAD-binding oxidoreductase, giving the protein MGVRKIPSLAEEVRSELRTLFGPRVLLSRSEKGVYRYDAILVGPEPLAVVLPESREEVQTLVRLARKHGLSLVARGAGSGLSGGAVPEEGALVVAFTRMTRLEVDPEGRTAWAEPGVTTARISEEARPYGLFYPPDPASWRTSTLGGNLGENAGGPLCFKYGVTGDYVLELEFVDAWGEVHRLGRRAYDLPGLLVGSEGTLGLITGARVRLLPLPRYRATLMAAFPEVGALAQAVSQAIARGAVPARLEFLDPTCVNAVEDYLGMGLPRGHALLLAETDGDDLEVVQEELSLVEETAASLGARVERARDEREAEALWRARRAVSPALGRIRPKRVNEDIAVPRSHLPQVVWEISALGEAYGLVVAQFGHIGDGNLHPNILFDPRRESEERVWELAHEIARVALRHGGVLSGEHGIGLMKREFMREAVDEATLEAFRTVKATLDPEGILNPGKLLP; this is encoded by the coding sequence ATGGGGGTCCGAAAGATACCCTCCCTGGCCGAGGAGGTCCGCTCCGAGCTCAGGACCCTCTTTGGGCCCAGGGTGCTGCTTTCCCGTTCGGAAAAAGGGGTTTACCGCTACGACGCCATTTTGGTGGGGCCAGAGCCCTTGGCGGTGGTCCTGCCCGAGAGCCGGGAGGAGGTGCAGACCTTGGTGCGCCTGGCCCGAAAGCATGGTCTTTCCCTGGTGGCCCGGGGGGCGGGAAGCGGCCTCTCAGGAGGGGCGGTACCCGAGGAGGGAGCCCTCGTGGTGGCCTTCACCCGCATGACCCGCTTGGAGGTGGATCCAGAAGGGCGTACCGCCTGGGCCGAGCCCGGGGTGACCACGGCCAGGATCTCGGAGGAGGCCAGGCCCTACGGGCTTTTTTACCCGCCCGATCCCGCCTCGTGGCGCACCAGCACCCTGGGGGGAAACCTGGGGGAGAACGCCGGGGGGCCCCTTTGCTTCAAGTACGGGGTCACGGGGGATTATGTGCTGGAGCTGGAGTTTGTGGATGCCTGGGGGGAGGTTCACCGCCTGGGTCGCCGGGCCTACGACCTGCCCGGCCTCCTCGTCGGTTCCGAGGGAACCCTGGGCCTCATCACGGGGGCCAGGGTGCGCCTCCTTCCCTTGCCCCGGTACCGGGCCACCTTGATGGCGGCCTTCCCCGAGGTGGGTGCCCTGGCCCAGGCGGTTTCCCAGGCCATCGCCCGGGGGGCGGTGCCCGCCCGGCTGGAGTTTCTGGACCCCACCTGCGTGAACGCCGTGGAGGACTATCTGGGCATGGGCCTTCCCCGGGGGCACGCCCTCCTCCTGGCGGAGACCGATGGGGACGACCTCGAGGTGGTTCAGGAGGAGCTTTCCCTGGTGGAGGAAACCGCGGCTAGCCTTGGAGCCAGGGTGGAAAGGGCCCGGGACGAAAGGGAGGCGGAGGCCCTCTGGCGGGCGCGCCGGGCGGTGAGCCCGGCCTTGGGCCGCATCCGCCCCAAGCGGGTCAACGAGGACATCGCCGTGCCGAGAAGCCATCTTCCCCAGGTGGTGTGGGAGATTTCCGCCTTGGGGGAGGCCTATGGCCTGGTGGTGGCCCAGTTCGGCCACATCGGGGATGGAAACCTGCACCCCAACATCCTCTTTGACCCGCGAAGGGAAAGCGAGGAGCGGGTGTGGGAGCTGGCCCATGAGATCGCCCGGGTGGCCCTCAGGCATGGTGGCGTCCTTTCCGGGGAGCACGGGATCGGCCTCATGAAGCGGGAGTTCATGAGGGAGGCGGTGGACGAGGCCACCCTCGAGGCCTTCCGCACGGTCAAGGCCACCCTGGATCCCGAGGGCATCCTGAACCCGGGGAAGCTCCTGCCCTAG
- the aroF gene encoding 3-deoxy-7-phosphoheptulonate synthase encodes MLIVMKRGHTEAELDEVIREIEKVGYRPHVSRGVETTLVGAIGRGPTPELMEHFRALPGVADVIPISKPYKLASLEVQPFPTVLEFPTGKTGGDHVLIAAGPCGVESREQTLKAARYVKAHGAAILRGGAFKPRTSPYAFQGLGVEGLKILAEARRETGLPVVTEVLSPDQVELVAEYADVLQIGARNAQNFPLLQAVGEVGKPVLLKRGMSMTLEEFLMSAEYILSRGNMQVILVERGIRTFEKATRYTLDVAAVPVLKSSTHLPVWVDPSHPAGRREWVIPLALAGLAAGADGLIVETHPEPEKALSDAAQQLHELEFAELMAKARRLVEALGKTLSTPVLG; translated from the coding sequence ATGCTGATCGTGATGAAGCGGGGACACACGGAAGCGGAGCTGGATGAGGTCATCCGGGAAATCGAGAAGGTGGGGTACCGGCCCCATGTTTCCCGGGGGGTGGAAACCACCCTGGTGGGGGCCATCGGCCGCGGGCCCACCCCGGAGCTGATGGAACACTTCCGCGCCCTTCCCGGGGTGGCGGACGTCATCCCCATCTCCAAGCCCTACAAGCTGGCGAGCCTCGAGGTCCAGCCCTTCCCCACGGTGCTGGAGTTCCCCACCGGGAAAACGGGTGGAGACCACGTGCTCATCGCCGCCGGGCCCTGCGGGGTGGAGTCCCGGGAGCAGACCCTCAAGGCCGCCCGCTACGTGAAAGCCCACGGGGCCGCCATACTCCGGGGCGGGGCCTTCAAACCCAGGACCAGCCCCTACGCCTTCCAGGGCTTGGGGGTAGAGGGCCTGAAGATCCTGGCGGAGGCCCGACGGGAAACCGGGCTTCCCGTGGTCACCGAGGTGTTATCCCCAGACCAGGTGGAGCTGGTGGCGGAGTACGCCGACGTCCTGCAGATCGGGGCCCGCAACGCCCAGAACTTCCCCCTGCTTCAGGCGGTGGGTGAGGTGGGAAAACCCGTCCTCCTCAAGCGGGGCATGAGCATGACCCTGGAAGAGTTCCTGATGAGCGCGGAATACATCCTCTCCCGGGGCAATATGCAAGTGATCCTGGTGGAACGGGGCATCCGCACCTTTGAGAAGGCCACCCGCTACACCCTGGACGTGGCGGCGGTTCCCGTGCTCAAGAGCTCCACCCACCTCCCCGTCTGGGTGGATCCCTCCCACCCCGCAGGCCGGCGGGAATGGGTCATCCCCCTGGCCCTGGCGGGGTTGGCCGCCGGGGCGGATGGCCTCATCGTGGAAACCCACCCCGAGCCCGAAAAGGCCCTCTCCGATGCGGCCCAGCAGCTTCACGAGCTGGAGTTTGCCGAGCTCATGGCCAAGGCCCGGCGCCTGGTGGAGGCCCTGGGCAAAACCCTTTCCACACCGGTTCTGGGATGA
- a CDS encoding YceI family protein yields MRWNLDPTHTSVEFAVRHMMIATVKGTLNLKEGFVETDEAGRPLRVEARLDAKSIHTGVPDRDNHLRSPDFLDVDNFPEILFKSQRITPLGEGRYRVEGELTIRGVTQPLSFEVETYGPAQDPWGNERVAAHFEGKLNRKDFGLTWNVPLELGGVLVGEEVRFSVDTEAVKGKEAVAQ; encoded by the coding sequence ATGCGTTGGAACCTAGACCCCACCCACACCAGCGTGGAGTTCGCCGTGCGCCACATGATGATCGCCACGGTTAAGGGCACCTTGAACCTTAAAGAGGGCTTTGTGGAAACCGATGAGGCGGGGAGGCCCCTCCGGGTGGAGGCACGGCTGGACGCCAAGAGCATCCACACCGGCGTGCCGGACCGGGACAACCACCTCCGCTCCCCTGACTTCCTGGATGTGGATAACTTCCCGGAAATCCTCTTTAAAAGCCAGCGGATCACCCCCTTGGGGGAGGGACGATACCGGGTGGAGGGGGAGCTCACCATCCGGGGTGTCACCCAGCCCCTTTCCTTTGAGGTGGAAACCTATGGCCCCGCCCAGGACCCCTGGGGCAACGAGCGCGTGGCCGCCCACTTTGAGGGCAAGCTGAACCGCAAGGACTTCGGCCTCACCTGGAACGTGCCCCTGGAGCTGGGCGGGGTGTTGGTGGGCGAGGAGGTGCGCTTCAGCGTGGACACCGAGGCGGTGAAGGGCAAGGAGGCGGTGGCCCAGTAA
- a CDS encoding GNAT family N-acetyltransferase encodes MRPAEEKDLSAITRLSHGTLLLGRAGPRVFPSQELWGELFVAPYLRRGCCNRVAEEEGEILGYILGTCSDLPLTLYLLPRVPFLLLKLLLGRYGPPLPHLRYLLRLVLFPGPKAPKGLYPAHLHIAVDPKAQGRGIGKALLAEFLKCLKEKGVRGVQLSTTRANAAARKLYQSLGFRLYAKRASPFWAPYHGHPVVHEVWVREL; translated from the coding sequence CTGCGCCCCGCTGAGGAAAAGGACCTCTCCGCCATCACCCGGCTTTCCCACGGCACCCTCCTCCTGGGCCGGGCCGGGCCTAGGGTCTTCCCCAGCCAAGAGCTTTGGGGCGAACTCTTTGTGGCCCCCTACCTCAGGCGGGGGTGCTGCAACCGGGTGGCCGAGGAGGAAGGGGAGATCCTGGGCTACATTCTAGGCACCTGCTCGGACCTTCCCCTTACCCTCTACCTCCTTCCCCGCGTGCCCTTCCTCCTCCTGAAACTCCTTCTCGGCCGCTATGGCCCCCCTCTACCCCACCTCCGCTACCTCCTCAGGCTGGTCCTCTTCCCCGGCCCCAAGGCCCCTAAGGGGCTTTACCCGGCCCACCTGCACATCGCCGTGGACCCCAAAGCCCAGGGCAGGGGAATCGGCAAGGCCCTGCTGGCCGAGTTCCTGAAATGCCTAAAAGAAAAAGGGGTAAGGGGCGTGCAGCTTTCCACCACTCGGGCCAACGCCGCCGCCAGGAAGCTTTACCAGAGCCTGGGCTTCCGCCTCTACGCCAAGCGGGCCAGCCCCTTCTGGGCTCCCTACCACGGCCACCCTGTGGTCCACGAGGTCTGGGTCAGGGAACTTTAG
- a CDS encoding EVE domain-containing protein has translation MAYWLLKSEPEVYSILDLKREGRAIWDGVRNYQARNYLMQMQVGDLCFFYHSGANPPGIAGLCRVMGTLLPDPTQFDPESPYFDPKSTREKPRWYTVEVEFLEVWPLIPLEELRACFPKDHPLVRKGNRLSVMPVPPEVAKRLIARKGCR, from the coding sequence ATGGCCTACTGGCTCTTGAAATCCGAACCCGAGGTGTACAGCATCCTGGACCTCAAACGGGAGGGAAGGGCCATCTGGGACGGGGTGCGCAACTACCAGGCCCGGAACTACCTGATGCAAATGCAGGTGGGGGATCTTTGCTTCTTCTATCACTCGGGCGCCAACCCGCCGGGCATCGCCGGGCTCTGCCGGGTGATGGGTACCCTCCTCCCCGACCCCACCCAGTTTGACCCGGAAAGCCCCTACTTCGACCCCAAATCCACCCGGGAAAAGCCTCGGTGGTACACAGTGGAGGTGGAGTTCCTCGAGGTCTGGCCCCTCATTCCCCTGGAGGAGCTCAGGGCCTGCTTCCCTAAGGACCACCCCCTGGTGCGAAAGGGGAACCGGCTTTCCGTGATGCCGGTTCCCCCGGAGGTGGCAAAGAGGCTTATTGCGCGGAAAGGGTGCCGATGA